From a single Shewanella denitrificans OS217 genomic region:
- the sbcB gene encoding exodeoxyribonuclease I — protein sequence MTTALQPTLFWHDYETFGANPAKDRPSQFAGIRTDLDLNIIGEPETFYCKLATDYLPSPEAILITGITPQLANMKGIPETEFMGRINALFSQENTCVVGYNSLRFDDEVSRYGFYRNFIDPYAREWQNGNSRWDIIDLVRACYAFRPDGINWPRKEDGTVSFKLELLTQANGLSHEKAHDAMSDVYATIAMAKLIKQVQPKLYDYYFSLRRKQAVAAQIDVLKMQPLVHVSSKISALNACTTLIAPMAYHPTNKNAVLCVNLAMDISPLLELSAEEIAARMYTSRADLAPDELPIPLKQIHLNKCPFIASPKLLDDDLTSRLNFDKAFAREQYKRLKQHPELREKLVGVFEQTKEFNHSDPDLMLYGGGFFSHADKAKMDIIRQTQPQNLAALDLKFDDNRIAEMLFRYRGRNYPELLDHDESVRWREFCQSRLADADYVIKLENLLEASAQDEHKQKLLRALCQYLQAL from the coding sequence ATGACAACAGCTCTTCAGCCGACCCTGTTTTGGCACGATTATGAAACATTTGGCGCCAATCCTGCTAAAGACAGGCCTTCTCAGTTTGCCGGTATCCGAACCGATCTTGATTTAAACATCATAGGTGAGCCAGAAACCTTCTACTGCAAATTAGCCACAGATTACCTGCCATCACCCGAAGCCATTTTAATCACAGGTATCACGCCACAATTGGCCAATATGAAAGGCATACCTGAAACTGAATTTATGGGCCGCATTAATGCCCTTTTCAGTCAAGAGAATACCTGTGTCGTGGGTTATAACTCGCTGCGCTTTGATGATGAAGTCAGCCGCTATGGTTTTTACCGTAACTTTATCGATCCTTACGCCAGAGAATGGCAAAACGGTAATTCCCGTTGGGACATTATTGATTTAGTGCGTGCTTGTTATGCCTTTAGACCCGATGGTATAAATTGGCCCCGTAAAGAAGATGGCACTGTCAGCTTTAAATTAGAGCTGTTAACCCAAGCCAATGGTCTCAGTCATGAGAAAGCTCACGATGCGATGTCTGATGTGTATGCCACCATCGCCATGGCTAAATTGATTAAACAAGTACAACCTAAGCTGTATGACTACTATTTTAGTTTACGCCGTAAACAAGCTGTAGCGGCGCAAATCGATGTGCTTAAGATGCAGCCTTTGGTGCACGTGAGCTCTAAAATTAGCGCCCTGAATGCCTGTACCACTTTGATTGCCCCTATGGCTTATCATCCCACCAATAAAAATGCCGTATTGTGCGTTAATTTGGCCATGGATATTAGCCCTTTACTGGAATTGTCAGCGGAAGAGATAGCGGCGCGCATGTACACTTCAAGAGCGGACTTAGCCCCTGATGAATTGCCAATCCCGTTAAAGCAAATTCATCTTAATAAGTGCCCTTTTATTGCTTCACCCAAGCTACTCGATGATGACCTAACCTCAAGGCTTAATTTCGATAAAGCTTTTGCCCGCGAGCAATACAAACGTCTTAAACAGCACCCAGAACTCAGAGAGAAATTAGTTGGCGTGTTTGAGCAAACGAAAGAGTTTAACCATAGCGATCCGGATCTCATGCTCTATGGCGGTGGATTCTTTAGTCACGCGGATAAAGCAAAAATGGACATCATACGTCAGACTCAACCGCAGAATTTAGCCGCATTGGACCTTAAATTTGATGATAATCGCATTGCTGAAATGTTATTTCGCTACCGCGGCCGCAATTACCCAGAATTACTTGATCATGACGAATCAGTGCGCTGGCGGGAATTTTGCCAATCTAGACTTGCCGATGCTGATTATGTAATCAAACTAGAGAATTTATTGGAAGCTAGCGCACAAGATGAACACAAACAGAAATTATTAAGAGCACTTTGTCAGTATTTACAAGCACTTTAG
- the cdd gene encoding cytidine deaminase, which yields MQNRFINSITQLPKPLANALIPLLQQEFCGHIDAHQVAELKKASGLAEADLLLALLPIAASLANPSISEFYVGAIAKGSSGDIYMGANLELPNEALFHSVHAEQSAISHAWLSGETKIVDIVVNFSPCGHCRQFMNELVEGSLVRIHLPQQEIKPLSHYLPYAFGPSDLNVTTPLLSKSEVELALNSDDPMIIEALDQAGLSYAPYTQSYAAVVLETKDGKTYCGRYAENAAFNPSMLPMQMALSNLMRHDKQFSDIKRAVLVESSKGKISLVSATMDALHAVAAVELEHIVVEPQI from the coding sequence ATGCAAAATCGCTTTATTAACAGCATAACCCAATTACCCAAACCGTTAGCCAATGCGCTAATCCCGTTACTGCAACAAGAGTTTTGTGGTCATATCGATGCCCATCAAGTCGCTGAGCTTAAAAAAGCCAGTGGTTTGGCTGAAGCCGATTTACTGCTGGCTCTGCTGCCGATAGCAGCATCTTTAGCCAATCCCAGCATCAGTGAATTTTATGTGGGTGCCATAGCCAAGGGAAGCAGCGGTGATATCTACATGGGAGCCAATTTAGAATTACCCAATGAAGCCCTATTTCACTCAGTGCATGCTGAGCAGAGCGCCATCAGTCATGCATGGCTCTCGGGCGAGACTAAGATAGTGGATATCGTAGTTAACTTCAGCCCTTGCGGCCATTGCCGTCAATTTATGAATGAATTGGTTGAAGGCAGCTTGGTACGAATTCATCTGCCGCAGCAAGAAATTAAACCACTGAGCCACTATTTGCCTTACGCCTTCGGGCCAAGCGATCTGAATGTGACCACGCCATTACTGTCGAAAAGTGAAGTAGAGCTTGCACTTAATTCAGATGATCCCATGATCATCGAAGCCCTAGATCAGGCGGGATTAAGTTACGCTCCCTACACCCAAAGTTATGCAGCCGTGGTATTAGAAACCAAAGACGGTAAAACTTACTGTGGTCGTTATGCCGAAAATGCCGCCTTTAATCCGTCTATGTTGCCCATGCAAATGGCCTTGTCTAACCTAATGCGTCACGACAAGCAATTTAGCGACATCAAGCGTGCGGTATTGGTTGAGTCATCAAAAGGTAAAATTAGCTTAGTCAGCGCCACCATGGATGCTCTCCATGCCGTTGCTGCTGTCGAACTTGAGCACATAGTGGTTGAGCCGCAAATCTAA
- a CDS encoding NAD(P)-dependent oxidoreductase has product MAKVAFIGLGVMGFPMAGHLVKQGHQVTVFNRSPQRAADWVKQYGGLSAASPKLAAMGQEIVFTCVGNDDDLRQVVLGDDGALAGMNAGSILVDHTTASADVAREIGAVLKAQDIGFLDAPISGGQAGAENGALTVMMGGELSQFEQVKPVIAAYSRCAELLGDVGAGQLTKMVNQICIAGVVQGLAEGLHFAKSAGLDGIKVVEVISKGAAQSWQMENRYQTMWQGKYDFGFAIDWMRKDLGIALDEARRNGSQLPLTALVDQFYADVQGMKGNRWDTSSLLARLEKNR; this is encoded by the coding sequence ATGGCGAAGGTTGCATTTATTGGTTTAGGTGTCATGGGGTTTCCTATGGCAGGGCACTTAGTTAAGCAAGGTCATCAAGTGACCGTTTTTAATCGTAGCCCGCAGCGCGCTGCAGATTGGGTTAAACAATATGGCGGCTTAAGTGCTGCAAGCCCTAAGCTTGCGGCTATGGGGCAGGAGATAGTCTTCACTTGTGTGGGCAACGATGACGATTTACGTCAAGTGGTGCTGGGTGATGATGGCGCTTTAGCCGGTATGAACGCTGGCAGTATTTTGGTTGACCATACTACGGCTTCTGCCGATGTGGCCCGTGAAATTGGCGCTGTTTTAAAGGCCCAGGATATAGGTTTTCTCGATGCGCCCATCTCTGGTGGTCAAGCCGGGGCCGAAAATGGCGCATTAACTGTGATGATGGGGGGGGAGCTTTCTCAGTTTGAACAAGTCAAACCTGTGATCGCCGCTTACAGTCGCTGCGCCGAATTGCTCGGTGACGTGGGGGCGGGTCAATTAACTAAGATGGTTAATCAAATTTGCATCGCAGGTGTGGTGCAAGGCTTAGCTGAAGGCTTGCATTTTGCTAAAAGCGCTGGGCTTGATGGCATTAAAGTGGTTGAAGTGATTAGTAAAGGTGCAGCCCAAAGCTGGCAAATGGAAAATCGCTATCAAACCATGTGGCAGGGTAAATACGATTTTGGTTTCGCCATCGATTGGATGCGTAAAGATTTAGGCATAGCCCTTGATGAAGCCCGCCGCAATGGCAGTCAATTGCCCTTAACCGCCTTAGTGGATCAATTCTATGCCGATGTGCAAGGGATGAAAGGGAATCGCTGGGATACCTCAAGCCTTTTGGCACGACTCGAAAAAAATCGTTAA
- a CDS encoding acyl-CoA thioesterase produces the protein MAGKDRALTLRFLAEPADVNFGGKVHGGAVMKWIDLAAYACAAGWSGKYCITVYAGGIRFVQPIHVGNIVEVNAKVIYTGTTSMHVALDVRAGDPKDSERHLTTHCIVIMVAVDDGGKPSEVPEWIPVDGEDIKLRDSALRLMDMRKRIGAEMEAHVKPAG, from the coding sequence ATGGCAGGAAAAGACAGAGCGTTAACCTTGAGATTTTTAGCCGAGCCTGCGGATGTGAATTTTGGCGGCAAGGTTCACGGCGGCGCCGTGATGAAATGGATTGACTTAGCAGCCTACGCTTGTGCTGCAGGCTGGAGCGGTAAATACTGCATAACAGTGTACGCTGGTGGCATTCGCTTTGTGCAACCTATCCATGTGGGTAATATTGTTGAAGTCAATGCAAAGGTAATTTATACCGGCACCACCTCTATGCACGTGGCGCTGGATGTGAGAGCAGGCGATCCTAAAGACAGTGAACGTCATCTAACCACACATTGTATTGTTATCATGGTGGCGGTGGATGACGGTGGAAAGCCCAGTGAAGTGCCTGAGTGGATCCCCGTCGATGGCGAAGATATAAAACTCAGGGATTCAGCACTTAGGCTGATGGACATGCGTAAGCGTATTGGCGCTGAAATGGAAGCTCATGTAAAACCTGCGGGTTAG
- the fabF gene encoding beta-ketoacyl-ACP synthase II, producing MTKRRVVITGLGLVTPVGNDVESSWKALLAGQSGIAPITKFDATEFGTRFSGSVKDFDVEQYLTKKDARKMDLFIQYGMAAGIQALKDSGLDMTQENPARVGTAIGAGMGGMWLIEQGHSALLNGGPRKVSPFFVPSTIINMIAGHLSIMYGMTGPNFAVTTACTTGVHNIGFAARTIAYGDADVMLAGGAEDVTSPLGVAGFNAAKALSTRNENPQAASRPWDKDRDGFVIGDGAGVMVMEEYEHAKARGAKIYGELIGFGMSGDAFHMTSPPADGAGAAAAMVNAINDGQIAKELVGYINAHGTSTPAGDKAEAAAVKAVFEAHAYKLLVSSTKSMTGHLLGAAGAVEAIITLLALRDQQVPPTINLDNPDEGCDLDFVAHTSRAHSFDYALCNSFGFGGTNGSLLFKRWED from the coding sequence ATGACTAAACGTCGCGTTGTGATCACAGGCTTAGGCTTAGTGACCCCGGTTGGTAATGATGTGGAGTCTTCTTGGAAGGCCTTATTGGCAGGGCAGAGCGGTATCGCCCCCATCACCAAGTTTGATGCTACTGAATTTGGCACTCGTTTTAGCGGTTCGGTTAAAGATTTTGATGTCGAACAGTACCTGACGAAGAAAGATGCCCGTAAGATGGATTTATTTATCCAATACGGTATGGCTGCTGGCATCCAAGCCTTGAAAGATTCAGGCTTAGATATGACCCAAGAAAATCCTGCCCGCGTAGGCACAGCTATCGGGGCTGGTATGGGCGGCATGTGGCTGATTGAGCAAGGCCATTCGGCGCTACTTAATGGCGGCCCGCGCAAGGTGTCACCATTTTTTGTCCCTAGTACCATTATTAATATGATAGCCGGTCATTTATCTATCATGTACGGCATGACAGGCCCCAATTTTGCAGTGACCACAGCTTGTACCACAGGCGTGCATAATATCGGTTTTGCAGCCCGCACCATTGCTTACGGTGATGCGGATGTGATGCTTGCTGGCGGCGCAGAAGATGTCACCAGTCCTTTGGGTGTCGCAGGGTTTAACGCCGCTAAGGCGTTATCCACTCGCAATGAGAACCCACAGGCAGCAAGTCGTCCATGGGATAAAGACAGAGACGGTTTTGTCATCGGTGATGGCGCGGGTGTCATGGTCATGGAAGAATATGAACACGCTAAGGCCCGCGGCGCTAAAATTTACGGCGAGCTGATTGGTTTTGGCATGAGTGGTGATGCGTTCCATATGACATCACCGCCAGCAGATGGTGCTGGGGCGGCTGCCGCTATGGTCAATGCCATTAATGATGGTCAGATAGCTAAGGAGCTTGTGGGCTATATCAACGCACACGGCACGTCGACGCCTGCTGGGGATAAGGCCGAAGCGGCGGCAGTTAAAGCCGTGTTTGAAGCGCATGCCTATAAGTTATTGGTGAGTTCGACTAAATCGATGACAGGTCACCTATTAGGTGCAGCAGGTGCCGTTGAAGCGATTATCACTTTGCTGGCATTGAGGGATCAACAGGTCCCGCCCACCATCAATTTGGACAACCCAGATGAAGGCTGCGATCTGGATTTTGTTGCCCATACTTCACGTGCTCACAGTTTCGATTATGCATTATGTAACTCATTTGGTTTTGGCGGCACTAACGGCTCTTTGCTGTTTAAACGCTGGGAAGATTAA
- the acpP gene encoding acyl carrier protein encodes MSNIEERVKKIIIEQLGVKEEDVKSAASFVDDLGADSLDTVELVMALEEEFDTEIPDEEAEKITTVQAAIDYVSKNQ; translated from the coding sequence ATGAGCAACATCGAAGAACGTGTAAAGAAAATCATCATTGAACAACTAGGCGTTAAAGAAGAAGACGTTAAATCAGCGGCATCTTTCGTTGACGATTTAGGCGCAGATTCTCTAGACACAGTTGAATTGGTAATGGCTCTAGAAGAAGAGTTTGATACCGAGATCCCTGATGAAGAAGCGGAAAAGATCACTACTGTTCAAGCAGCGATCGATTACGTTTCTAAGAATCAGTAA
- the fabG gene encoding 3-oxoacyl-ACP reductase FabG: MNLEGKVALVTGASRGIGRAIAETLVDAGAVVIGTATSDKGAAAIQDYLGAKGFGLVLNVTDTQSVTDLFAQIKEKAGDVDILVNNAGITRDNLLMRMKDEEWQDIIDTNLTSLFKLSKPVMRTMMKKRFGRIISIGSVVGTMGNAGQVNYSAAKAGLIGFTKSLAREVASRQITVNAVAPGFIQTDMTDELTPEQQQAIMSQVPMERLGQAQEIANAVLFLASDSAAYITGETLHVNGGMYMV; encoded by the coding sequence ATTAATTTAGAGGGCAAAGTTGCCCTAGTGACAGGCGCTAGCCGTGGTATTGGCCGCGCGATCGCTGAAACCTTAGTTGATGCAGGTGCTGTGGTTATCGGCACTGCAACCAGCGACAAAGGCGCGGCAGCAATTCAAGATTATTTAGGTGCAAAAGGCTTTGGCTTAGTGCTTAATGTCACAGATACTCAATCAGTTACAGATTTATTTGCCCAAATTAAAGAAAAAGCTGGCGATGTTGATATTCTCGTGAATAATGCGGGTATCACTCGTGACAATTTATTGATGCGAATGAAAGATGAAGAGTGGCAGGATATTATCGACACTAACCTGACGTCGCTTTTCAAGCTGTCTAAGCCTGTGATGCGAACCATGATGAAAAAGCGTTTTGGCCGGATCATCAGTATCGGTTCTGTCGTGGGCACCATGGGCAACGCTGGCCAAGTTAATTACTCGGCGGCTAAGGCTGGATTAATTGGATTTACTAAATCTCTTGCAAGAGAGGTTGCATCACGTCAAATAACGGTTAATGCAGTTGCACCAGGTTTTATTCAGACAGATATGACAGATGAGCTGACTCCTGAGCAGCAACAAGCTATCATGTCGCAAGTTCCGATGGAACGTTTAGGGCAAGCGCAAGAAATTGCCAACGCAGTATTGTTTTTGGCCTCGGATTCAGCTGCTTATATCACAGGTGAGACATTACATGTGAATGGCGGCATGTACATGGTTTAA
- the fabD gene encoding ACP S-malonyltransferase produces MENFAFVFPGQGSQVVGMLADLAQVQPIVTSTFTEASEALGYDLWALIQAGPAETLNETDKTQPALLAASVAIWRAFIATGKPQPSVLAGHSLGEYSALVCAGVIDFKDAVKLVELRGQLMQQAVPAGTGAMYAIIGLEDEAIAKACIDAAQGAVVSPVNFNSPGQVVIAGEKDAVERAAAACKAAGAKMTVALPVSVPSHCALMKPAADKLAEALQSITFNEPAIKVINNVDVAMPTQGDDIKDALVRQLYCPVRWSETVELMASQGIDQLVECGPGKVLTGLTKRINKSVSAQAVNDAASFAALTE; encoded by the coding sequence ATGGAAAATTTTGCGTTTGTGTTTCCGGGCCAGGGGTCTCAGGTCGTAGGAATGTTAGCGGATTTGGCTCAAGTACAGCCAATAGTCACTAGTACATTTACTGAAGCCAGTGAAGCCTTAGGTTATGATCTATGGGCGCTTATCCAAGCGGGTCCGGCTGAGACATTAAATGAAACAGATAAGACTCAGCCTGCACTCTTGGCTGCCAGCGTCGCCATTTGGCGTGCCTTTATCGCCACAGGTAAGCCACAGCCCTCAGTGCTTGCGGGCCACAGTTTAGGTGAATACTCTGCGTTAGTCTGTGCAGGGGTTATTGATTTTAAAGACGCGGTTAAGTTAGTAGAGCTTCGCGGCCAACTGATGCAGCAAGCTGTTCCAGCGGGTACTGGCGCCATGTATGCCATCATAGGGTTAGAAGACGAGGCCATTGCTAAAGCCTGTATCGATGCGGCGCAAGGCGCTGTTGTGAGTCCAGTGAATTTTAATAGTCCAGGTCAAGTGGTGATAGCTGGCGAAAAAGATGCCGTTGAGCGCGCCGCTGCTGCATGTAAGGCTGCTGGCGCTAAAATGACTGTGGCATTACCTGTAAGCGTGCCATCGCACTGCGCCTTAATGAAACCTGCAGCAGACAAATTAGCCGAAGCACTTCAGAGCATCACCTTTAATGAGCCAGCTATCAAGGTTATCAATAATGTGGATGTCGCCATGCCTACCCAAGGCGACGATATAAAAGATGCCCTAGTGCGTCAGCTTTATTGTCCAGTGCGTTGGAGTGAGACTGTTGAATTGATGGCATCTCAAGGCATTGATCAATTAGTTGAATGCGGCCCAGGTAAAGTACTGACAGGCTTAACAAAAAGAATTAATAAATCTGTTTCCGCTCAAGCGGTCAATGATGCGGCTTCATTTGCGGCATTAACTGAATAA
- a CDS encoding beta-ketoacyl-ACP synthase III: protein MHTKILGTGSYLPVQVRSNLDLEKMVDTNDQWIVERTGISERRIAAADESVSTMGYQAALKALEMAGIEASELDMIVCGTTSATNAFPAAACEIQALLGVNTIPAFDIAAACSGFVYALSVADQFVKTGAAKKVLVIGADVLSRLCAPEDRSTIILFGDGAGAAVIGASTEPGIIATHIYADGRQADLLKCAFPPRLGESTAAMGFMTMKGNDVFKVAVTQLSHVVTETLRLNNVDKSDIDWLVPHQANFRIINATAKKLNMSLDKVVLTLAKHGNTSAASVPIALDEAVRDGRIQRGQLLLLEAFGAGFAWGSALVRF, encoded by the coding sequence ATGCATACAAAAATTCTCGGAACAGGCAGTTATCTTCCTGTGCAAGTGCGTAGCAATCTTGATCTAGAAAAAATGGTTGATACCAATGACCAATGGATTGTTGAACGAACGGGTATCTCTGAGCGCCGTATCGCGGCCGCTGACGAGTCGGTTTCAACCATGGGTTATCAGGCTGCATTAAAAGCCTTAGAGATGGCAGGTATCGAAGCCAGTGAACTGGATATGATTGTCTGTGGCACCACAAGTGCGACTAATGCTTTTCCTGCCGCGGCCTGTGAAATTCAAGCGCTGCTCGGGGTGAACACTATCCCAGCATTTGATATAGCCGCCGCTTGCTCAGGCTTCGTTTATGCGTTATCTGTTGCTGATCAATTCGTAAAAACGGGTGCAGCTAAAAAAGTGTTAGTGATAGGTGCAGACGTATTATCACGCCTGTGTGCCCCAGAAGACAGAAGCACGATTATTTTATTTGGCGATGGCGCTGGCGCCGCTGTGATTGGCGCCAGCACTGAACCTGGCATTATAGCGACTCACATCTATGCCGATGGCCGCCAGGCCGATCTATTAAAATGCGCTTTCCCGCCTCGTTTAGGGGAGTCAACAGCTGCCATGGGCTTTATGACCATGAAAGGCAATGACGTTTTTAAAGTCGCCGTTACTCAATTATCCCATGTAGTGACTGAAACCTTGCGACTCAATAATGTCGATAAATCAGACATTGATTGGTTAGTGCCTCATCAAGCGAATTTCAGGATCATTAATGCCACAGCGAAAAAGCTCAACATGAGTTTAGATAAAGTGGTATTAACCTTGGCAAAACACGGCAATACTTCAGCGGCCTCAGTGCCTATCGCTTTGGACGAAGCCGTGCGTGATGGCCGAATTCAACGTGGTCAATTATTGTTACTAGAAGCCTTTGGAGCTGGATTTGCCTGGGGCAGTGCCTTAGTACGTTTCTAG
- the plsX gene encoding phosphate acyltransferase PlsX: protein MTTDLTLALDAMGGDHGPHVTVPAALQALKFHSQLKIILVGDKTEIERHLQHSAGIFLSRIQIIHTTEVVNMCDRPVLALRTKKNSSMRLALELVRDGKAQACVSAGNTGALMAMAKVLLKTLPGVDRPALVSSLPSMTGRPVYLLDLGANVSCDSEALFQFAVMGSVLYEVVHKTSRPKVALLNVGVEEVKGNDQVQQAAQLLHHTEQVNYTGFVEGDEIYTGNVDVIVCDGFVGNITLKTSEGIAKLLVSELKRGLNQGLFVRFLSKLIAPRIHAVLSKMNPDHYNGASLIGLRGIVVKSHGNADEAAYLQAVNLAVTEAKRRLPEMIKDRLESILLDINS from the coding sequence ATGACGACGGATCTGACGCTTGCGTTAGATGCAATGGGGGGCGATCACGGCCCCCACGTCACTGTGCCTGCAGCCCTGCAGGCACTGAAATTTCACTCTCAGCTAAAAATCATTTTGGTCGGCGACAAGACCGAAATTGAACGACATCTACAGCATAGCGCTGGCATTTTTCTATCCCGCATTCAAATTATTCATACCACTGAAGTTGTTAACATGTGTGACAGGCCTGTTTTAGCCCTGCGCACCAAGAAAAACAGCTCAATGCGTCTTGCCTTAGAGTTAGTCCGCGACGGTAAAGCACAAGCTTGCGTCAGTGCGGGTAACACAGGTGCCTTGATGGCCATGGCTAAAGTCTTATTAAAAACCTTGCCTGGCGTCGACAGGCCTGCGTTAGTCAGTAGTTTGCCATCTATGACAGGTAGACCCGTATACTTACTCGATTTAGGCGCCAATGTTTCCTGTGATTCTGAGGCGTTATTCCAGTTTGCCGTGATGGGCTCTGTGCTATATGAGGTTGTACATAAGACCTCGCGCCCTAAAGTTGCGTTGCTGAATGTTGGGGTGGAGGAAGTCAAAGGTAACGATCAAGTTCAGCAGGCAGCTCAACTTTTGCATCATACAGAACAAGTTAATTACACCGGCTTTGTGGAAGGTGATGAGATCTACACAGGCAATGTCGATGTCATCGTCTGTGACGGCTTTGTGGGCAATATCACCCTGAAAACCTCGGAAGGCATCGCAAAATTATTGGTCAGCGAATTAAAACGTGGACTAAATCAAGGATTATTTGTTCGTTTTCTCTCCAAACTCATCGCTCCCCGTATACATGCAGTACTCAGCAAGATGAACCCCGACCACTATAATGGTGCAAGTCTGATAGGATTGCGCGGAATCGTGGTGAAGAGTCACGGCAATGCCGATGAAGCCGCTTACTTACAAGCTGTTAATCTTGCCGTGACAGAAGCCAAACGTCGTCTTCCTGAAATGATTAAAGATCGTTTGGAGTCGATTCTTTTAGACATCAATAGCTGA
- the rpmF gene encoding 50S ribosomal protein L32: MAVQQNKKSRSKRGMRRSHDALSTAQLSVDATSGELHLRHNVTADGFYRGKKVINK, encoded by the coding sequence ATGGCTGTACAACAGAATAAAAAATCACGTTCAAAGCGCGGCATGCGCCGTTCACACGATGCATTGAGCACAGCTCAATTATCTGTAGACGCAACTAGCGGTGAATTACATCTACGTCACAACGTGACTGCAGATGGTTTCTACCGCGGCAAAAAGGTTATCAACAAGTAA
- the yceD gene encoding 23S rRNA accumulation protein YceD, translating into MQTVKIPVSIDPIRSASSHLRFNGIVPSKNVKRLNELCAGDCSDVTVSLECDVDLQGIVYLRGKAVTELTLICQRCMTLYTTEVTVEFCLSPCKDQAKIDELPDAYDPIECNEIGEVRLHQLIEDELIVAMPIIPMHEDSECHLGAKDIAVGAIDPAHEERPNPFAVLEKLKSK; encoded by the coding sequence ATGCAAACAGTAAAGATACCGGTTTCAATCGATCCTATACGTTCAGCTAGCAGTCATCTGCGCTTTAACGGCATAGTGCCAAGCAAAAATGTAAAAAGATTGAATGAATTATGTGCCGGCGACTGTTCCGATGTGACAGTGTCGTTGGAATGTGATGTCGATTTACAGGGGATAGTCTACCTTCGCGGGAAGGCTGTGACGGAGCTCACTCTGATATGTCAACGTTGCATGACACTATATACCACTGAGGTTACGGTCGAGTTTTGTTTGAGTCCTTGTAAGGACCAGGCGAAAATCGATGAGCTCCCGGATGCGTATGATCCAATTGAGTGTAATGAGATTGGTGAAGTACGTCTGCATCAATTGATTGAAGATGAATTGATAGTCGCTATGCCTATTATCCCAATGCATGAAGATTCTGAATGCCATTTGGGAGCGAAAGACATAGCTGTAGGCGCGATCGACCCCGCTCATGAGGAGCGTCCAAATCCGTTTGCAGTGTTAGAAAAACTGAAGAGCAAGTAA
- a CDS encoding Maf family protein — translation MKTTLILASTSPYRQQLLQKLTPNFTCVSPEVDETPLADETAQALVVRLAQAKAIAGAERYLAELGLSNLHTAAEALVIGSDQVAVIDGAIIGKPLTQANAINQLQQASGKAITFYTGLAVYNSHSHKMTCEIVPFTVHFRTLSLAQITYYVETELPLYCAGSFKSEGLGIALFERLEGDDPNTLIGLPLIALIDMLAEHGETVLS, via the coding sequence ATGAAAACTACGCTGATCCTCGCTTCCACTTCTCCCTACAGGCAGCAATTATTACAAAAACTGACGCCAAATTTTACTTGTGTAAGCCCTGAAGTGGATGAAACGCCACTGGCAGATGAAACCGCGCAAGCATTAGTGGTGAGGCTTGCTCAAGCGAAAGCCATAGCCGGTGCTGAACGTTATTTAGCAGAACTTGGGCTCAGTAACCTTCACACAGCCGCAGAAGCCTTAGTGATTGGCTCAGATCAAGTGGCGGTTATTGACGGGGCTATTATCGGCAAACCCTTAACTCAGGCCAATGCTATCAACCAGCTTCAGCAAGCTTCGGGAAAAGCCATCACCTTTTATACTGGCCTTGCTGTTTATAATAGCCACAGCCATAAAATGACTTGTGAAATAGTACCTTTCACTGTGCATTTTAGAACCCTGAGCCTAGCTCAAATAACGTATTACGTGGAAACAGAGCTGCCCCTGTACTGCGCAGGCAGTTTTAAGAGTGAAGGGTTAGGCATTGCCTTATTTGAGCGCTTAGAAGGCGACGATCCCAATACCTTAATAGGCCTGCCTCTAATAGCACTGATCGATATGTTAGCCGAGCACGGTGAGACAGTGCTCAGTTAA